A stretch of the Nicotiana tabacum cultivar K326 chromosome 6, ASM71507v2, whole genome shotgun sequence genome encodes the following:
- the LOC142182003 gene encoding uncharacterized protein LOC142182003, whose product MAIKLVVGGFTLNIISAYAPQVGLDEEVKRRFWDDLDGVVRGILLNEKLFIGGNFNGPIRTTSEGYDDVHDDFGFRVRNGGRTSLLDFAKAFDLVIGNPGCQKDDHLIIFQSMVVKT is encoded by the coding sequence ATGGCTATTAAGTTAGTTGTTGGAGGGTTTACCTTGAATATAATTAGTGCCTACGCACCTCAAGTGGGATTGGACGAGGAGGTCAAAAGGCGTTTCTGGGATGATCTAGACGGGGTTGTGCGTGGTATTCtgcttaatgagaagctttttaTAGGAGGGAACTTCAATGGCCCCATCAGGACGACTTCCGAGGGTTATGATGATGTGCATGACGACTTCGGTTTTAGGGTTAGAAACGGAGGTAGAACTTCGCTATTGGATTTTGCTAAAGCTTTTGATTTGGTGATAGGTAACCCGGGTTGTCAGAAGGATGATCATTTGATTATCTTCCAGAGTATGGTGGTCAAGACCTAG
- the LOC107776981 gene encoding putative F-box protein At1g65740, producing MAQLQQDLLVDWSELHHDLLVLIARRLNLIEDYLSFGSVCKSWHVVVVATKCSFNSDLPRVPWLMLAEEEEDCRKFFSLYNSMILKKRIPKATGKRCMESMGWLITVGEDDREISLLHPFSGVEIELPHQIDYHDYPWMRTSIRKAVLSASPSHTSDYLLMVIDVKFLRFWRSGDLRWTNINWEEGAHFPYSDIVYFKGHFYALDFTGRIVVCDVTGPEPNKRHVVAQLPFYLGQIRGQTYILESLGSLFVVVRNGCQLRLPKDDFDRIPLTFIHQVENEEYLTYGTLEFIVYRVDLAAGQGTQTRELGDRAFFLGASASLSVQASQFPGIKPNHIYFTDDFLESYIFYEEGGGLDMGVFNLADGSIQPHYEGVSLSRFCPPIWVTPTLS from the coding sequence ATGGCGCAACTTCAACAAGATCTGCTGGTTGATTGGTCCGAGCTTCACCATGATCTGCTTGTCTTGATAGCTAGACGTTTAAATTTGATTGAAGACTATCTAAGTTTTGGCAGTGTCTGCAAATCCTGGCACGTTGTCGTTGTGGCTACAAAATGCAGTTTTAATAGTGATCTGCCTAGAGTTCCATGGCTGATGTTAGCCGAAGAAGAGGAGGATTGTCGAAAATTCTTCAGCCTCTATAACAGCATGATTTTGAAGAAGAGGATTCCGAAAGCCACTGGAAAACGGTGTATGGAGTCTATGGGATGGCTTATCACAGTGGGAGAAGATGACCGTGAAATTAGTCTGCTACATCCTTTCTCTGGTGTTGAGATCGAATTGCCGCATCAAATAGATTATCATGACTACCCCTGGATGAGGACCTCCATACGCAAGGCAGTTTTGTCAGCTAGCCCTTCTCATACATCTGACTACCTTCTCATGGTTATTGATGTGAAGTTCCTTAGATTTTGGAGATCGGGAGATTTGAGATGGACCAATATTAACTGGGAAGAAGGGGCTCACTTTCCATATTCTGATATTGTGTATTTTAAGGGCCACTTTTATGCACTCGATTTTACAGGCCGCATCGTAGTTTGTGATGTTACTGGCCCTGAACCGAATAAGCGTCATGTTGTAGCGCAGCTACCATTCTATCTTGGACAAATTAGAGGTCAGACATACATCCTAGAATCACTAGGATCATTATTTGTAGTTGTGCGAAATGGTTGTCAACTAAGACTACCCAAAGATGATTTTGATAGGATACCACTGACTTTCATCCATCAAGTTGAGAATGAGGAATACCTAACCTATGGGACACTAGAGTTTATAGTTTACCGGGTCGATTTAGCTGCTGGCCAAGGGACCCAAACCAGGGAGTTGGGGGACAGAGCTTTTTTCCTGGGTGCTAGTGCTTCTCTTTCGGTCCAAGCTTCTCAATTTCCAGGAATCAAGCCCAATCATATTTATTTTACTGACGATTTCTTAGAATCATACATCTTCTATGAAGAAGGAGGCGGCCTCGACATGGGGGTGTTCAACTTAGCAGATGGCAGTATCCAGCCTCATTATGAGGGTGTTTCCCTTAGTCGTTTTTGTCCTCCAATTTGGGTCACACCAACTCTGTCTTGA